Proteins encoded together in one Benincasa hispida cultivar B227 chromosome 1, ASM972705v1, whole genome shotgun sequence window:
- the LOC120074139 gene encoding uncharacterized protein LOC120074139 isoform X3: MHLQLLQDMSVRLFPFLPQLETDLVGFSDAPDLNLRFLAMLAGPFYPILHLVNERAASKSTGNGTEIEVSKNYQMSSSLTVSSNFEPRKSRSILPVVPSTSSCVVFRPDAIFTLLRMAYKDSTFGAICRVASRILLKLVEPITVQEASSLADDVAVSDEFSKPGSSDPISINDYSKLFGEDFEVPDDKWDLSYLSILDVGAVEEGILHILFACASQPTICSKLAQRSVDLWLALPLVQALLPVLRPPLSSPFDVVNDIFSLWKRPVVQQALSQIVATLSSPLYHPLLHACAGYLSSFSQSHAKAGCVLIDLCSSVLAPWMPRVIAKVDLVIELLEDLLGVIQSARHSLDHARAALKYILLALSGYFDDVLGNYKEVKHRILFLVEMLEPFLDPAICGSKTSIAFGDLSPVFPQKLENSCVIALNVIRSAVQKPSVLPSLEFEWRRGSVAPSVLLSVLQPHLQLPPEVDLRKSSAFKPLNPDFSVSCHLGNSSKLNALNDCDGKIDDHDTAGKSDVHEDAIPFFVPPELRCECLDNHSSCLNEGSSISSHGNVNIEPKEMVQGTNPYRFHGELILDFGINIEYFNLEADYLQLVNYRDCEAKASEFRRLALDLSSQSELTSEGHDAAIDALLLAAECYVNPYFMMSCKYNSNYLKGLKSSETTMSKHSPTTGLTRLAGKSKADLETIAHLERKRDKVVLQILLEAAELDRKYHLNLSDSESYPYNGEELDEKMIRLSSNDVQSADAVTLVRQNQALLCTFVIRLLQRKPNSMHEILMQSLLFLLHSATKLHCCPEDVIDIILASAEFLNRLLTSLYYQIKDGNLRLEPGTIHGTQRHWILLQKLVHASSGGNYRTDFTSSANNSICSGNLIPASAWMQRISKFSINQSPLARFLGWMAVSRNAKQYTMDRLFLASDLPQLTSLLHIFSDELSAVDNIYKKHDKVEIEETECRSVPLENKELGTVEQHGGQSFHVIYPDLSRFFPNMRNHFVAFGEVILEAVGLQLRSLSSNVLPDILCWFSDLCSWPFFQSDGTSHSSSHFIKGYVSKNAKCIVLHILEAIVSEHMEPMIPEIPRLVQVLVSLCGAAYCDVPFLNSVVLLLKPLISYSLQKISIEEQVLDDGSCTNFESLCFNELLNNIKENVNRDDSLEKFYNKALSIFVLASFFPDFSFQRKREILKSLTSWVDFTSSQPTSYFHDYLCSFQKVMESCRDLLLQTLKAVGGLPIDLPDLEDTSSNALLEESSKSHLGFICDIYKNPVSNSNSEKLESKNEGNNRELSVEEIGEFHKDLEVLISKLFPTIEHCWNLHHQLAKSLTVTMAECLVYSQCLSSIAKNACSTEKEEGEQAILFKQRNQFLVYLRGGLKGLAEIAIMLEEESCWEAASVVIDCLLGLPCSLHLENIVSTICSALKSVSCNAPRLSWRLQTQKWLSALLRRGISTGNGDEASLVDMFCTMLGHPEPEQRYIALQQLGNLVGIDVFDGTAAQQYSQIRNSFVSTGLEESVSETILSHLVSHTWDQVASLAASDSSLYLRTRAMALLIAYVPYASRHELQSLLSSADCIHGTKVLHPASEGPLLQLSLALISSACLHSPVEDVFLIPETVWRNIEALGSSKTEGRLGDLERKACQILCRLRNEGDEAKEVLKEVLSSSSPKPINEDFLSIRESILQVLSNMTSVQSYFDVFSQKKDQETMELEEAELELDIAQKELRQPDSSKDSNNFLGVTSSVVADSRLQQIKNSIHSIEKSKLQEEVAARRQKRHLMRQARHKYLEDAALHEAELLQELDRERTVEMEKEIERQRLLELERAKTRELRYNLDMEKERQMQRELQRELEQAESGPRPSRREFSSSSHSSRPRDRYRERDNGRASNEGNARTSASGLQSETSTTTSSSMTGVPTIVLSGVRQYSGQLPTILQSRERPDECGSSYEENVDGSKDSGDTGSVGDPELVSIFDGHSGPLGSGQRHGSRGSKSRQVIERRERDGGRREGKWERKHS, encoded by the exons ATGCATCTTCAG TTGCTTCAAGACATGTCAGTCAGGTTATTTCCATTTCTTCCACAACTTGAG ACAGACCTTGTGGGATTTTCAGATGCTCCTGATCTTAACTTACGTTTTCTTGCAATGCTTGCTGGTCCATTCTATCCAATACTACATCTTGTGAATGAGAG AGCAGCATCGAAGTCTACTGGAAATGGAACGGAAATCGAAGTTTCTAAGAATTATCAGATGTCTTCATCATTGACCGTTTCTTCGAATTTTGAG CCACGGAAGTCCCGCAGTATATTACCTGTGGTCCCATCTACATCAAGCTGTGTAGTATTTCGCCCAGATGCAATCTTCACGCTTTTGAGGATGGCTTACAAAGATTCTACATTTGGTGCTATATGCAGAGTG GCTTCTAGAATACTGTTGAAGCTTGTTGAACCCATTACAGTGCAAGAAGCTTCGTCATTGGCTGATGATGTAGCTGTTTCCGATGAGTTTTCAAAACCTGGATCATCTGATCCTATCTCCATCAACGACTACTCAAAATTGTTTGGAGAAGATTTTGAAGTGCCTGATGATAAATGGGATTTGAGCTATCTTAGCATCTTGGATGTTGGTGCAGTGGAAGAAGGCATTTTGCATATTCTTTTTGCTTGTGCGTCTCAG CCCACTATTTGCAGTAAACTGGCTCAGAGGTCTGTTGACTTGTGGCTAGCTTTACCTCTTGTACAGGCATTGCTTCCAG TTCTTCGTCCTCCTTTGAGCAGTCCCTTTGATGTGGTCAATGACATCTTTTCTTTATGGAAGCGGCCAGTGGTGCAACAGGCTCTCTCTCAG ATTGTGGCAACATTGTCATCACCATTATACCATCCTCTTCTACATGCTTGTGCTGGCTACCTATCATCATTTTCTCAGTCACAT GCCAAGGCTGGATGTGTACTGATCGACTTATGTTCTTCTGTACTAGCGCCCTGGATGCCTCGTGTTATTGCAAAA GTTGATCTGGTTATTGAGCTTCTAGAAGATCTTTTGGGTGTCATCCAG AGTGCACGGCATTCCCTTGATCATGCTCGTGCTGCTTTAAAATATATTCTGCTGGCTTTATCTGGTTACTTTGACGATGTACTAGGAAACTATAAG GAAGTAAAACACAGGATTCTCTTTCTTGTGGAGATGCTAGAGCCTTTTCTTGATCCTGCCATATGTGGGTCAAAGACCTCAATAGCTTTTGGAGATCTTTCTCCTGTTTTCCCCCAAAAGCTGGAAAACAGTTGTGTGATTGCTCTCAATGTCATCCGCTCGGCAGTACAAAAGCCATCTGTTCTTCCTTCACTAGAATTTGAATGGAGGCGTGGGTCAGTTGCTCCCAG CGTGCTTCTTTCAGTTCTGCAACCTCACTTGCAGTTACCTCCTGAAGTTGACCTTCGGAAGTCCTCTGCTTTCAAGCCTCTCAACCCTGATTTTTCTGTCAGTTGTCATTTAGGAAACTCTTCAAAATTAAATGCCCTAAATGATTGTGATGGGAAGATAGATGATCATGACACGGCTGGAAAATCTGATGTCCATGAAGATGCTATCCCTTTTTTTGTCCCTCCAGAATTGCGGTGCGAATGTCTGGATAACCATTCTAGTTGTTTAAATGAAGGTAGCTCAATCTCTAGCCATGGAAATGTGAACATAGAGCCTAAAGAAATGGTTCAAGGGACCAATCCTTACCGGTTTCATGGAGAACTGATATTGGATTTTGGAATTAATATTGAGTACTTCAACTTAGAAGCAGATTATCTTCAACTTGTAAATTATCGTGACTGTGAAGCGAAGGCTTCTGAATTTCGCCGTTTAGCTCTGGATCTAAGTTCACAGAGTGAGCTTACCTCTGAGGGTCATGACGCAGCTATAGATGCATTACTCTTGGCAGCAGAGTGCTATGTGAACCCCTATTTTATGATGTCTTGCAAATACAATTCAAATTACTTAAAAGGTTTGAAAAGTAGTGAGACCACGATGTCaaaacatagtccaactacaGGGCTGACTAGACTTGCTGGCAAGAGTAAAGCTGACCTGGAAACAATAGCTCAccttgaaagaaaaagagacaAGGTTGTTCTTCAAATTTTGCTGGAGGCTGCTGAATTGGATAGAAAATACCATCTAAATTTGTCTGATTCAGAGTCTTATCCATATAATGGTGAAGAGTTAGATGAAAAAATGATTAGGTTGTCTTCCAATGACGTGCAATCTGCAGATGCTGTGACCCTAGTACGACAAAATCAAGCTCTGTTGTGTACTTTTGTCATTCGACTTTTACAGCGGAAGCCTAATTCAATGCATGAAATCCTTATGCAAAGTCTTCTATTTCTGTTGCATTCAGCCACTAAACTACATTGTTGCCCTGAAGATGTTATTGATATCATTTTAGCTTCAGCAGAGTTTTTAAATAGATTGCTAACATCTTTGTATTATCAAATCAAAGATGGAAATTTACGGTTGGAACCTGGAACAATTCATGGCACACAGCGACATTGGATACTTCTTCAGAAATTGGTTCATGCAAGTAGTGGAGGTAATTATCGGACAGACTTCACATCAAGTGCCAATAACAGTATTTGCTCTGGTAATTTGATTCCAGCTTCTGCCTGGATGCAaagaatttctaaattttctatCAACCAATCTCCTTTGGCTCGTTTCCTTGGTTGGATGGCAGTATCCCGTAATGCAAAACAGTATACGATGGACCGTCTTTTTCTTGCATCAGATTTACCACAGTTAACAAGTTTGTTGCATATATTTTCTGATGAGCTTTCTGCAGtagataatatttataaaaagcaCGATAAAGTTGAGATTGAAGAAACAGAGTGCAGGAGTGTTCCTTTGGAGAATAAAGAACTTGGAACAGTTGAACAGCATGGTGGTCAATCATTTCATGTTATCTACCCTGATCTTAGCAGATTCTTTCCTAATATGAGAAATCACTTTGTAGCTTTTGGAGAAGTCATATTAGAGGCTGTTGGATTGCAACTGAGATCACTTTCCTCCAATGTCCTGCCTGATATACTATGTTGGTTTTCTGACCTCTGTTCCTGGCCATTTTTCCAGAGTGATGGAACTTCTCATTCTAGCTCTCATTTCATTAAGGGTTATGTTTCAAAGAATGCAAAGTGCATTGTGCTGCATATTCTTGAAGCAATTGTAAGTGAACACATGGAACCGATGATTCCTGAGATCCCTCGTCTTGTGCAAGTGCTTGTTTCCCTTTGTGGAGCCGCATATTGTGATGTGCCATTTCTCAACTCTGTGGTTCTTTTGTTAAAGCCACTTATTTCATATTCTTTGCAGAAGATTTCTATTGAAGAACAAGTATTGGATGATGGTTCATGTACGAATTTTGAGTCTTTGTGCTTTAATGAACTTCTCAATAACATCAAGGAGAATGTGAATAGGGATGATTCCCTTGAAAAATTTTATAACAAAgcattgtctatctttgtactGGCATCCTTTTTTCCTGATTTCTCTTTTCAACGTAAGAGGGAAATATTGAAATCCTTAACCTCTTGGGTTGATTTTACCTCATCACAGCCAACTTCATATTTCCACGATTACTTGTGTTCATTCCAAAAAGTAATGGAAAGCTGTAGAGACTTGCTACTTCAGACTTTAAAAGCCGTTGGTGGTCTTCCGATAGATTTACCTGACCTTGAGGATACAAGCTCTAATGCACTCCTTGAAGAGAGTTCAAAATCACATCTAGGGTTTATCTGTGATATTTACAAGAACCCGGTATCTAATAGCAATTCCGAGAAGTTAGAAAGTAAGAATGAGGGAAACAATAGAGAGTTATCTGTGGAGGAAATAGGAGAATTTCATAAAGATCTAGAGGTCCTTATTTCCAAGCTTTTCCCCACTATTGAGCACTGTTGGAATCTTCATCATCAACTAGCTAAAAGTTTGACTGTGACAATGGCCGAGTGTTTGGTTTACTCGCAGTGCCTATCTTCAATAGCTAAGAATGCTTGCAGTACTGAAAAGGAAGAGGGTGAACAAGCTATACTATTTAAACAAAGAAACCAATTCCTTGTCTACTTGAGAGGCGGTCTGAAGGGATTGGCTGAAATTGCCATAATGCTTGAGGAAGAAAGTTGTTGGGAAGCTGCTTCTGTGGTTATTGATTGTCTGCTTGGTTTGCCTTGTAGTTTACACTTGGAAAACATTGTTTCTACTATTTGTTCTGCACTCAAAAGTGTTTCTTGCAACGCACCAAGGCTCAGTTGGCGCCTGCAAACCCAGAAATGGTTGTCGGCATTACTCAGAAGAGGCATCTCCACTGGCAATGGAGATGAAGCTTCTCTGGTTGATATGTTCTGCACAATGCTGGGACACCCTGAGCCCGAGCAACGATACATAGCTCTTCAGCAGTTGGGTAATTTAGTTGGCATAGATGTGTTTGATGGCACTGCTGCACAACAATATTCTCAAATTCGTAATAGTTTCGTTTCAACTGGCTTGGAGGAATCTGTTTCTGAGACTATACTCTCTCATCTGGTATCACATACATGGGATCAAGTAGCTTCTTTGGCAGCATCTGACTCATCATTATATTTGAGAACTCGTGCTATGGCACTTCTAATAGCCTATGTCCCATATGCCAGTCGACATGAGTTACAATCCTTGCTATCATCTGCTGACTGCATTCACGGCACAAAGGTTTTACATCCAGCATCTGAGGGCCCATTGCTACAGCTTTCATTGGCTCTAATTTCCTCTGCTTGCCTCCATTCCCCGGTTGAAGATGTCTTTTTGATTCCTGAAACTGTTTGGAGAAATATTGAGGCTTTGGGGTCATCAAAAACTG AGGGAAGACTTGGAGATTTGGAGAGGAAAGCCTGTCAAATCTTATGTCGATTGAGAAATGAAGGGGATGAAGCCAAAGAG GTCCTAAAAGAAGTGCTCTCTTCAAGTTCTCCAAAGCCAATCAATGAGGATTTTCTAAGCATTCGGGAGTCAATACTGCAG GTCCTTTCAAATATGACTTCTGTTCAGTCATATTTTGATGTGTTCTCTCAAAAGAAAGATCAAGAAACAATG GAACTAGAGGAGGCTGAACTGGAACTCGACATCGCTCAAAAGGAGCTCAGACAACCTGATTCATCCAAAGATTCTAACAATTTTCTGGGAGTCACTT CCTCTGTAGTAGCTGATTCACGTCTTCAGCAGATCAAAAACTCCATTCACTCCAT AGAGAAATCCAAACTCCAAGAAGAAGTAGCAGCTCGTCGACAGAAAAGACATCTTATGAGACAAGCACGACATAAATATCTAGAAGATGCTGCATTGCATGAAGCTGAACTTTTGCAAGAACTTGATAG GGAGAGAACGGTTGAAATGGAAAAGGAAATTGAAAGACAGCGCTTGCTGGAGCTCGAGCGTGCAAAAACCAGGGAGCTGCGTTATAATCTTGATATGGAGAAGGAGAGACAAATGCAG AGGGAACTTCAGCGTGAACTGGAGCAGGCTGAGTCTGGACCACGACCATCAAGACGCGAATTCTCATCCTCTTCCCATAGTAG TCGACCTCGGGACAGATATCGTGAAAGAGACAATGGCAGAGCAAGCAATGAGGGGAATGCCAGAACAAGTGCCAGTGGCTTACAGAGCGAAACTTCTACTACCACTAGTTCATCAATGACCGGAGTACCGACCATTGTGCTTTCTGGGGTGAGACAGTACTCAGGACAGTTGCCTACAATCCTACAATCTCGTGAGCGTCCAGATGAATGTGGTAGCAGTTACGAAGAAAATGTAGATGGAAGTAAAGATTCAGGTGATACAGGAAGTGTTGGTGATCCAGAATTAGTTTCGATATTTGATGGACATTCCGGTCCGCTTGGGTCTGGTCAAAGGCATGGATCGAGAGGCAGCAAATCAAGACAGGTTATTGAACGAAGGGAACGGGATGGTGGCAGACGCGAAGGTAAGTGGGAAAGAAAACATTCATGA